A genomic region of Cryptococcus neoformans var. grubii H99 chromosome 13, complete sequence contains the following coding sequences:
- a CDS encoding mitochondrial distribution and morphology protein 10 produces MIGFSAFILRNYYAAIGWNEDNLYSSLTRASSALLDFQLPQSLILQLANSPTPIFFTSYALDALPQLNGSISYITTSMPLDEIGSGRAIAFKTVVERFTVFPPPRRPQPKDEIWRGGKRIEGRDYLLYSRLHLPSLHLSGLATTRLTPTLQAHLAFLSQPAHPTSARPTPPQTPSHTRQPSEPSTPAPSPTPGNVFISLQHDTGRYCGEYTYSVQDGMVGLRTLYNFGWHGDEESEVDKKERREREGKRIDEEEMMEGGLKGRFSAGGEVYFSAKQRSFGISTGLRFTTVPPTLPLPPNAPVPSPPTTLTLLYNPLIGFLSSAYSAQVSPTVALATRFGVNVYSYESDLSVGGEWWIGRRRGKRGLTKDAESQLDAESRDPVATGIEENRELAEKMAQRASLREVTLRDEVVEEGNAEKGLDSPIPVMADVSAGELQQQAMPRSQQQQDLDDERDGVLKARLSGNWQFALLYEARIRNCLVSAGVLADLTGRQHPIKSIGLEVQYFS; encoded by the exons ATGATCGGCTTCTCCGCCTTT ATTCTACGCAATTATTATGCGGCGATTGGATGGAATGAAGACAACTTGTATAGCTCTCTCACGCGGGCATCCAGTG CTTTGTT AGATTTCCAACTACCGCAATCACTCATTTTACAGCTCGCCAACTCACCAACACCTATATTTTTTACCTCATATGCTCTCGATGCGCTCCCACAACTTAACGGTTCAATATCATACATCACAACTTCGATGCCATTGGATGAG ATCGGATCTGGTCGCGCGATTGCCTTCAAAACTGTCGTTGAGAGATTCACAGTTTTCCCTCCACCGAGGAGACCGCAGCCAAAGGATGAAATCTGGCgtgggggaaagaggatcGAAGGCAGAG ATTACCTCTTGTACTCTAGACTgcatctcccttctctccacctATCCGGCCTAGCAACCACTCGACTCACACCAACTCTTCAAGCGCACCTCGCTTTTCTATCGCAACCTGCACATCCGACATCCGCACGACCTACACCTCCTCAAACACCTTCGCACACTCGCCAACCGTCTGAACCATCAACACCAGCCCCTTCACCTACACCAGGAAATGTCTTTATCTCATTGCAACATGACACCGGTAGATATTGCGGAGAGTACACGTATTCAGTACAAGACGGGATGGTCGGCTTGAGGACTCTGTATAACTTTGGGTGGCATGGCGACGAGGAGAGCGAAGTTGAcaaaaaagagagaagggaaagagagggaaagaggattgatgaggaggaaatgaTGGAGGGTGGATTGAAAGGGCGGTTTTCTGCTGGTGGAGAGGTGTATTTCTCAGCTAAGCAGAGAAGCTTTGGCA TTTCAACTGGATTGAGATTCACAACTGTACCGCCTACACTGCCCCTTCCCCCCAATGCGCCTGTCCCATCGCCTCCCACTACTCTCACACTTCTCTATAACCCCCTCATTGGCTTCCTTTCATCTGCTTACTCTGCCCAAGTTTCACCAACGGTCGCTCTTGCCACTCGATTTGGCGTCAATGTCTACTCGTACGAAAGCGATCTCAGTGTCGGCGGTGAATGGTGGATCGGCAGACGGCGTGGTAAACGAGGACTTACTAAGGACGCCGAGTCACAACTTGATGCAGAATCTCGAGATCCTGTGGCGACCGGCATCGAAGAGAATAGAGAATTGGCAGAAAAAATGGCTCAGCGAGCGTCATTGCGAGAAGTCACCTTGAGGGATGAGGTagtagaagaagggaaTGCTGAGAAGGGGCTCGACTCTCCAATACCTGTAATGGCAGATGTCAGTGCCGGCGAATTGCAGCAACAGGCGATGCCAAGATcgcaacagcagcaagacCTTGATGACGAGAGGGATGGAGTATTAAAGGCTAGGTTATCGGGTAACTGG CAATTTGCACTCTTGTACGAGGCGAGAATTAGGAACTGCTTGGTATCCGCCGGAGTACTAGCAGATCTTACAGGAAGACAACATCCCATCAAGAGCATTGGTCTGGAAGTGCAATACTTTTCATGA